ATTGTCAGTGAAAACATTTTATGATATAGTTAGTGAAATCCCAATAGTCCCACATTTAGAAAAGAGTAGGACCAAACCAGGGAATCCCTATATACCGTAGAAATATTGACTCTTCTAATGTGTAAGAGATAAAGAGGTTGTGCCAATTTATGAACCATCCACAGGATAGCTGGGAATATACATACAAGACCCCATTGGTCGAAAAGAGGAACACGCTGTAGGGCCATCTTTTGGAAggtaatttcccataaaataatcCATGATTTgcaaaaaatcctaaaaacataatCTCAGATTATTCTCTTaagttattatttttttgcacacCATGCATAATTCTATAGGAAGCTACCCtccatgggggggtggggggggaggaATCACAGTAGTTACTGAAAACataggttcacatacttttttcATACAAATATACCTAATgccaggtcatgtgatcataaACAATTGAACATGTACATGCCTCTGAGTACATTTGATTTATTgggatttttatctttttttgatTTGGATAAAGGTTCTATATGATTCAGAAAGGAAAAGCTGACAACCAGCGCCTCGTATCACTGCAGCTAATAAAGAGGAAAGCGCCCTGATATTCACGTGTGATACATGACTGTCTCCGGGCTGATGGGTTTGCAGTTCTGCATTATGTTGTTTTCCTCCATCAGTTTTCATGAAGCATTGAGAACAGACTGTAAAGCTCCAAATTCTCCATCTGTCAGACCTCGATCTTGGATATGAAGAACTCTTAGGCATCAGACTAGCACATCATGTTAGAAGTGTAGAGATCGTAGCAATGGAGGGGACACTGATGTGCTGGGTGCAATGTGGGATATTCATTGCAGATCCACCTCTGCAATGAGCAGCTGATAACTGGTTTTTAGGGCGGGCCTGTAAGAGTTGAAAATCGCACTGAATCCATAGAAAACTTGACTTGCTTAGTTCAGGACCCAAAGCGCAAGACAGTTTGCACTGTGGGTTTATCCAGCGGTGTGTATTAAAGATTTGGTTAAATCCCATTCACTACACATATTGTCCTTCAAAGTACCCTACAGGAATGGCTGAGACTAGTAGTAAAGCTCCTGTAATTCATtaaaaactatacatctaattaatgaCAATAAATCATATTTTTTAAGAGCTGGTAGATTTTTATCTAACTTCAAATTACCCCAAACTGGTCTCCTAATCCACAGCCCTGTAATATCATGTTTGAGCTGCTGAGACTGTTCACATCTATGCCAGAGACTTATGCCTGAAAATGATGATGAAGAAGTCCTGTAAGTCTGATCTCCTAACAGAGGTTTTTTCTATGCGGATGCAGTTTACTCCAGTGTCTTTTTGGCAATCTGAACGAGGAGGTCTGGCAGCACCATGTCAGAATCTTTTTGCAGGAGTCCTTGTTTTATGCTCGAAAGGCCATTGCACTATGTTGGCTGGCTCCCCAACCCCATCGGTGTGGTTGTGGAAGAAGCTTTTTAACTCCATCCTTCCCTTTAATCAGATTGTATACAAGAGGAGAGGATGCCCTTACAAATTTCACAAAGTATGGGGGCCATGGTGTAATGTCCCTGCAACCCGGTCTACTGCTCCTTCAATGCAGACGGCTATACAtcccttctagagatgagcgaacactgtttggatcagccgctccgaacagcacgctcccatagaaatgaatggaagcaccattctgcttccattcatttcttttttttttggtagattgtgagccccacatagagctcacaatgtacatttttccctatcagtatgtctttggaatatgggatggaaatccatgcaaacacggggagaacatacaaactccttgcagatggttttatgcccttggtgggatttgaacaccaggacccagcgctgcaaggctaaccactgagccaccgtgtggcccctctgcttccattcatttctatgggagcgtgctgttcggaacggctgttccgaacagtgttcgctaatctctaatcCCTTCTTGTCAAGAGGGGTAGGAGATGGTCTGGAGTGCCTATGGTTTTCCCTAACTTGATTTGATGTGTCCCTTTATATTGTCCCACTTTATTCTGACTCTTGAGCTTTGACTGGATGCTGGCAATCAACGAGTCTTATAGCAGACCCAATCTGGATTGGGAGGTGGCAAAGTCCTGAAAGTCCAGCAATATCAGGGAAAAAACAACAGATACCTTACGACCCCATTATAAACCCCTTCATCTATTTGGCCTCAAATCACCATTAAAACagagaaaaatatataaagacaTTCTATGTAGAGCAGGAGCCATCTATGCCCAACATTCTCCTTAATCTCTTTTATcactggaaaaaaatgcagtttttgcgACGAGGACTTCCTACTTATTTACTGCACAAAACTAGGATTAGCACAGAACCCGACAGGTGGCCATATTGCAGCCATGTGATCTGCCCTCATCTCAGGTCTTTTCTTCTGTGTTCTGTTGTTTCTATTGAGATCTGGACtcctatacatcacacatatatagcGCGAACAATGCAGTGTGCTTTACCTGTCATGGAGCTGGTACCTTTCCCTTACTTCTTCTAAAATGATTCTCTTCGGCCCTTCTCCTCCGATAAGAAAGTGCAGCTCAGGGTATTTCTGACACATTTCAGGAATGATACCACCAAGTAAATCCACACCTTAAGAAAATGAATACAGAAATAAGTAAATGCATGCAAAAGTCTATCACACATTAACGGTGTGGGAAAGCAAAGTCAGCACTTTAGGATTCGGTTTGGTGCATGTGGAAGCTAAAAAAGTAATTCTGCCCACCAGTACTTTAACTAATTCCAGACCGCCTGTTGACTACATACGTATGGGTGGTCTACTCCGAACCCTGCAAGAACATCCCCATATatacctacatgtaggatttttctgTCATGGATGCAAAcggacacaacataatatccatttaaatgaatggaaattgtaaacggacacagctagtgtccgttgctaaaatcttgcgcggacattaactacggacactagctgtcggacacctactatagtgtgaacccagcctaagctaTAACAGATACAGCTCCATTGGATGGGACTGTGTTGCAATTCCCTGCACAGTGGCTAGCCAAGACCAAGTCCAGTATTCTCAGATCCTAGCCATATGCCATGACATTATAACATGAAAAACCCcatttaagcatttttttttttattgcaggaaACCTCTACCATAAAATACTGAGAGCGGTTCTTTTACCTTTTCTGTAAACAAGTCTGCTGACCACGACGATAgtgattttattacttttttccttCTGTAGGTCTGGAGTGAAGTCTGTCGGGTCCACAGCATTTGGAATCACAGAGACAATCTCGGGGTCCAGGGCTGCTCGGAGCACAGTGTTTTCTTTGCTGGTGTAAGACACGCAGATGATATGGTTTGTATCACATAGGGACACTGTAAGAAGTTTGTTGGTGAGTACAGAGCTAACGTCTGCAAATCCAAACAGAGAATGGTCGGTGAAGACCGTATGGAGTCCCAAAGTCTTGGCATGAAAGAGAGCATCATGGGCCATAGCAGAAAAAGAACTGTGCGAATGGACCACAGAGACTTGTTCCCTTACAAATATATACCTGAGGAGAGGTAGGCTGTGCAATAACGTGGTGGCGGTAGACTGGTTATACATGACTTTTAAAGGTAAATAATACACCTTCAGACCATTGGTGAGGTAGCGGATTCCTTTCCTATCCCCGTAAGCATGGGTGACAATTATAACCTTGTGTCCTCGTTCAATCAGGCACTGTGAAAGCTGATAAATGTGACTTTCCACCCCACCCATATTAGGGTAAAAAAAGTCTGAGACCATGCATATGCTATGAGTCCTACGAGGAGGGCGCTCAGGTTCTGTAGTCCGTAAAGAGTTCCTATTGCTGCAGCCCTTGCTTCCTTCCCTTCTGCTGTGAGCCATGGTGAGACTGGTGGCAGAGATCTCCCCGCTCACTGTGTGGATCTGTGGAgcaaatacacaaaaatataaaacaagaagcaaaaaaaccaaaaccatatACTTCTACTGATCTGTTTTGTAGAAATAAACTGCATACGATGCAATAGTACACTACATGGAAGCAGGTCGGCCACTAAGGCCCAGTTTACatttgcattcaggtttccactcaaggggtttgcttggggacccccgaatggaaacctaatccgtataaaaaaattgtttattttttttaaaaaagtgtttaccttgggaaacccacagaccccatagactataatggggtctctgtggtttctgcccgaaaagggtgaaaaatgctgaGAGAGGAACGAAATCCCCGAATGTACAACCAGCGCTGcagtgaacccagcgtaaaataTCAAGAGCCACAATCATGGAGGAGGGGCAATTGTAGCTGGGAACAGATAAGTCCAGGCACTGTGGCCACATCTAAGGCCCACATACTGTGAGTGATGGGGGCGCCACTAGTGGGtagtactaggttcacactagtgtttgggtttccatccctcagttccacttggagacccaaaaGGCAGAAAacttatctgcttaaaaagtggttctatgcgaaaacccgcagaccccatagactataatggagtccgccgggtttccactgaaggacttttctctcccctggttttaagcagaatctgggatGGAGAGGctagaacactagtgtgaacccagcctaagtcttTAGTATCTAATCGGTGTGGATGTAACCTTCAGCACCCATGTGACACCTTTCACTTAATGTAATGCAATAAAGA
This sequence is a window from Leptodactylus fuscus isolate aLepFus1 chromosome 2, aLepFus1.hap2, whole genome shotgun sequence. Protein-coding genes within it:
- the PIGA gene encoding phosphatidylinositol N-acetylglucosaminyltransferase subunit A, producing the protein MAHSRREGSKGCSNRNSLRTTEPERPPRRTHSICMVSDFFYPNMGGVESHIYQLSQCLIERGHKVIIVTHAYGDRKGIRYLTNGLKVYYLPLKVMYNQSTATTLLHSLPLLRYIFVREQVSVVHSHSSFSAMAHDALFHAKTLGLHTVFTDHSLFGFADVSSVLTNKLLTVSLCDTNHIICVSYTSKENTVLRAALDPEIVSVIPNAVDPTDFTPDLQKEKSNKITIVVVSRLVYRKGVDLLGGIIPEMCQKYPELHFLIGGEGPKRIILEEVRERYQLHDRVRLLGALEHHQVRNVLVEGEIFLNTSLTEAFCMAIVEAANCGLQVVTTKVGGIPEVLPDNFIILCEPSVRSLCNGLENAIAKLRAGTLPSPEAIHNAVKTFYTWRNVAERTERVYDRVAGETVLPMRERLERLVNHCGVVTGSIFALLVVICFLILVFLRWTTPDFLIDIAVDATGPKAAWSQQNCAEKNRKKSPVNQ